TCAACAGCGAGTTAGCAATATTGTCTTCATGGGCATGGGTGAGCCTTTGCTCAATGTAGACAATGTTTTGAGTGCGCTGCGATCGCTCAACGAGGATGTTGGCATTGGTAAACGAGCTATGACCATCTCAACCGTAGGGATTCCAGGTCGCATTCGTCGTTTAGCAGCACACCAGCTACAAACCACTTTAGCCGTGAGCCTGCATGCTTCTAACCAAGTAGTCAGGGAGCAACTGATTCCGAGCGCAAAACAGTATCCTTTGCAAGACTTGCTGGCTGAGTGCCGTGAGTATGTGCAGCTCACTGGGCGACGGGTTACGTTTGAATACATCTTGTTGGGCGGGTTAAATGACTGCCCAGAACATGCGGTCGAACTGGCGGAACATCTACGAGGTTTTCAAAGCCACGTTAACTTAATTCCTTATAACCCAATTAGTGAAGTAGATTATCAACGCCCTAGCCCGCAGCGGATTCAGGCTTTTCTCAATGGCTTGAAACAGCATCATATTGCTGCGAGTGTGCGGCGATCGCGGGGTTTGGAAGCCGATGCCGCTTGTGGTCAATTACGGGCCAAAAAAGTAGGAGCGATCGCTTAAAATCACTCCTACTGTAGTGCTGCGATTGTAGTGCGGCAATCGCAAGTGCAACCTAATGGCGGGCGTAAATGCCAGGAGCATAGGCTTCGATTACTTTGCCTGTTAGTGTGCAGGTAATCATTAAATAATCACAAGTTTGGCATTGAGTTCGAGTCAAATGATCATCTGAAAG
This region of Trichocoleus desertorum NBK24 genomic DNA includes:
- the rlmN gene encoding 23S rRNA (adenine(2503)-C(2))-methyltransferase RlmN, coding for MDRIYSDQPVAQAITASQSGTATPMPDAAASPPLLGASLAELTEWVKQHQQPAYRGQQLHQWIYQKGVRSLDEISVFSKQWRSTVADVPIGRSTLHYRAAAPDGTVKFLLRLADGQIIETVGIPTEKRLTVCVSSQVGCPMGCDFCATGKGGFLRNLERHEIIDQVLTVQADFQQRVSNIVFMGMGEPLLNVDNVLSALRSLNEDVGIGKRAMTISTVGIPGRIRRLAAHQLQTTLAVSLHASNQVVREQLIPSAKQYPLQDLLAECREYVQLTGRRVTFEYILLGGLNDCPEHAVELAEHLRGFQSHVNLIPYNPISEVDYQRPSPQRIQAFLNGLKQHHIAASVRRSRGLEADAACGQLRAKKVGAIA